TGGCCTCGACGTGTCCGACAGGTCGATCACCACGCCGCACGCCTCGGCCGGCCCGCTCGGCTCGTCAAGCCCTGAATGACCGCAGGCGGCGGCAGAGGCAAATTCGCCACAGGAGTCGCTGAGGACGCCAGGCCCTTGCTGCCGCTACCCGGACACCGGACCGGGGCGGTGGGCGCCGAAGCGGAAGACGTCGGCGGGGTCGTAGCTGGTCTTGATCTGCACCAGGCGACGACGGATGGCTTCCTCCCAGGTCGACGTCATGGTGGCACCGTCGTTGACATCGTTGCTGAAGTTGGCCTGCGGACCGCGTAGGGTCCACGGCGAGAGCGCGTCCAGGACCCGGGCCGCCGCGGCCGGTATCTCCGTCCCGAACAGATCCGGCTCCGGCACACCCGCGATGATGACGACGTAGCCCGCATCCCGTCCGCTGATCGCGTCCGCCAGCCGTGGCGTGGCTGCCATCACACCGCCCAGTTGCCGAATCTCCACCTCCATCAGCGGCACACCTGAGGCGGCCCCGGCGGTCGCGAGCACGGCGGCCGCGGCGTCGGCCGGAAACTCGCGCAACTGGCCGGAGGTGAGCCAGATCGGCAACGGATCGGGTGGATCGTTGTGGATGGTCCCGATCGCCGTGTACGGCATCCGACCGATCGTGCCGAGCAGGGGCTCGCCGATCGCCCGCAGCGGGGCGACGATCGCCTCGCCAGAGGCGTCCTCGCCGATGTGCGCGACTCTGATGTGGACGACGAAGCGGTTGCGAATCTCCGGCGGCACCACGGGCTGGTCCGCCAGCCTCAGCAGGGCCACCGAGGTCGTCGTGTCCTCCGACAGGCTCGCCGCCCAGTCCGCCCACGTTCGCAGCGCGACCTCGGCGAGGTCGGCGTCGAAGTACAGCCCGCCGCCGTACAGCGAGCGCAGGGGCACCAGATCCAGGTCGACCGAGGTCACGATCCCGAGCCCGGCCCGCCCGCCGCGAAGCGCCCAGAACAGGTCTGGTTGGGACTCCTGCGTGACGTGCTGAACCGTACCGTCGCAGGTGACGATGTCCAGCCCGATGAGCCGGTCCGACCCGAAACCGAAGGTCCGCCCCACCGGACTCAGTCCCCCGCCGAGAAGCCAGCCGACCACCCCGACACCGGGCGACGATCCGGTGATGCCGGCCAGGCCATGCTCGGCGACCGCCGGCATGAGGTCCGCCCACGCCAACCCGGCGCCGACGTGCGCCGTGGCCGCCGCAGGGTCGATCACCAGGTCGCGCATTCGACCCGTGGTGATCAGCACGCCGTCGGTGAACCCGGACCCGATCCCGTGCCCTGTCCCCTGCACTCGCACCGGCAGATCGTGCCGCGTCGCGTACGCGACTGCGGCGAGCACGTCCTCGACCCGCTCGGCCCCGATCGCTACGACCGGCCGGTTCTTCGCAAACGCGTTGTAGCCGGCCACCTCATCGGCGAATCCTGGATCCCCCGGTTCCAGGACCGGACCCCGCAACTGAGCGCGCAGCCCACGAACATCGGCCATCCCGGCTCCCCCAGGGCGCTCGCCCGATCGTCTCCCGCCGTCCGCACCCTACCCAGGCCGTTGGCCACCAGCCGCCAGCTTTCCGTAACCCCACCCCCTGGGATGATTCGCGGCCTTGTCCAGCGTGCCGCGACGGCGCCGCTCGCCCCGGTGATCATGCGGTCCATCCGGGCCGGCAGGCAGGGCCTCGGGCCACACCACGGCCTTGAGCGGTGATTGCGCCGACGGACCCGGGTGTGGGTGCCGTGAGAGGATGCGTCGATGTCGACCGATGGACGGGCCCTGGTGCTGGGCGGCGGTGGCGTCACCGGCGTCGCGTGGGAGATCGGCCTGCTGCACGGCCTCACTCAGTGCGGCGTCGATCTCTCTGTCGCGGACACCGTCATCGGCACCTCCGCGGGTGCGTCGGTGGCCGCGCAACTCACCGGCGGGACTTCCCTCGCGGACGTCTACGCCGCCCAGACCGACAACGGATCCGGTGAGCTCCCCGCCCGGATCGGCTTGGGAGTTCTCCTCCGTTTCCTGGTCGCGGCCGCGTGGCCCGGCGACCGGCGGCACGGCCGGGCCTGGCTGGGACGAGCCGCACTGAGCGCGAAAACCGTCTCCGAAGCCGAACGGCGAGCGGTCATCGAACGACGAGTACCCGACCGGCGGTGGCCCGACCGCCAGCTTCTGCTGACCGCCGTCGACACCCAGACCGGCGCGGACATCGTCTTCCACGCCGACAGCGGCGTGCCGCTGATCGACGCGGTCGCGGCCAGTTGCGCCGTCCCGCTGATCTGGCCACCCGTCACGATCAACGGACGGCGGTACATGGACGGCGGCGTACGATCGGTCGCCAACGTGGACCTCGCCGCCGGTCACAGCCGGGTGGTCGTGATCGCACCCACCACTGCGGCCCTGCGCCGCGCCGATCGTCCCCAGATCCAAGCAGCGGCACTCGGGGTGCCGAACATCGTCGTGACACCGGACGCCGCAGCCCGTGACGCGATCGGTGACAACATGCTCGACCCCGCGCGGCGGCCGGCCGCCGCCCGCGCCGGACGCGACCAGGCCGCATCGATCGCGGACCAGATCCGCGAGGTCTGGTCATGACGGGCCGCCCGGGTCCGGCTCACGTCGCCGGCCGATCCGTTCCGGTACGCCTCGAACGGCCCTGGACGACACTGACCACGACCAGCGTAACCAGCAGGACGGCCAGCGCCTCGATCGACGCCGGCACCAGCGGGGTCAGCAGCGCCAGTACGACACCCAGCGGCATCGCCAGCAGCGCCGGCCCGGACTGGTGCGGACGCAGGTGCAGCAGCCAGACGAAGAACAGATAAACCGCAACCGGTACGGCGATCGCGTATCCCGCCCGTACGTCCGAGATCTTTGAATGGTGCGCCGCGTGGTCGACCGCCACGCCCAGGCCGGCGCCGACGGCCGCCGCCGACGCCAGGATGAAGTAGTGGCCGTAACTCCACAACAGCGACATACGCAACGAGGTCAGCAGGATGTGTGCGGGCCGGTCGAAGTAGAGCCACCAGAGCAGGAACACGATCACCAGGCCGGCGACCGCGACCCGCAACAGGGCGCCCACGTGGTCGCCGCCCTCGTTCAGCGCGGCGCGGAAGGCAACCGTGGACGACGCGACCGCCTCGCCCAACACGATGATGGTGAAGAGTCCGTACCGCTCGGCGATGTGCCGCGGATGGAACGTGGTCGGTCCGCCGGGGGCGGCCTCGGCCCAGATCGGCACCGCCAGTTCGAGCACGATCAGCACGGCGACGGTCGGCAGGAACAGGCCCGAGTCGGAGGCGACGAACAGGTGCAACAGCCAGAGGCTCTGGATGGCGACGACGTCGATCGCGTACCGGGTGGCGGTCTTCCTGCGCTTCTCGTCGGTGCGGGCGGCGCGCAGCCATTGGCTTACCAGCGCAAGCCTCATCACGACGTAGCCGATCGTGCTCGTCCGCATGTCGCCGGTGGCGAAAGCGGGGCCGATACCCGCGGCCAGCACCAGCGCGCCGGCGATCTGTACCAACGTGGTGACCCGGTAGACCACGTCGTCGGTGTCGTAGGCGCTGGCGAACCAGCTGAAGTTCACCCACGCCCACCAGATCGCGAAGAACACCACGAAGAACCCGCGCAGGCCGTGTGCCACGTGGTTCTCGGCGATGTCGTGGTGCAGCGGGCCCGCGGCCTGCGCAACCGCGATCACGAAGCAGAGGTCGAAGAGCAGTTCCAGCGGCGTCGAGGCGCGATGTGGTTCGTCGGCGGCACGCGCCCGCATCGGGGTCATGAGCCTGCGGTGTGGTCCGGTCATGCGCCCGCTCCTCGCTCGTTCCCGATGGGCAGGACGAACGTCGAGCGGCGACGTTCACCGATGGCCGGCAGAGTCACCCGGATCACACTGG
The nucleotide sequence above comes from Plantactinospora soyae. Encoded proteins:
- a CDS encoding FAD-binding oxidoreductase; amino-acid sequence: MADVRGLRAQLRGPVLEPGDPGFADEVAGYNAFAKNRPVVAIGAERVEDVLAAVAYATRHDLPVRVQGTGHGIGSGFTDGVLITTGRMRDLVIDPAAATAHVGAGLAWADLMPAVAEHGLAGITGSSPGVGVVGWLLGGGLSPVGRTFGFGSDRLIGLDIVTCDGTVQHVTQESQPDLFWALRGGRAGLGIVTSVDLDLVPLRSLYGGGLYFDADLAEVALRTWADWAASLSEDTTTSVALLRLADQPVVPPEIRNRFVVHIRVAHIGEDASGEAIVAPLRAIGEPLLGTIGRMPYTAIGTIHNDPPDPLPIWLTSGQLREFPADAAAAVLATAGAASGVPLMEVEIRQLGGVMAATPRLADAISGRDAGYVVIIAGVPEPDLFGTEIPAAAARVLDALSPWTLRGPQANFSNDVNDGATMTSTWEEAIRRRLVQIKTSYDPADVFRFGAHRPGPVSG
- a CDS encoding patatin-like phospholipase family protein: MSTDGRALVLGGGGVTGVAWEIGLLHGLTQCGVDLSVADTVIGTSAGASVAAQLTGGTSLADVYAAQTDNGSGELPARIGLGVLLRFLVAAAWPGDRRHGRAWLGRAALSAKTVSEAERRAVIERRVPDRRWPDRQLLLTAVDTQTGADIVFHADSGVPLIDAVAASCAVPLIWPPVTINGRRYMDGGVRSVANVDLAAGHSRVVVIAPTTAALRRADRPQIQAAALGVPNIVVTPDAAARDAIGDNMLDPARRPAAARAGRDQAASIADQIREVWS
- a CDS encoding low temperature requirement protein A — encoded protein: MTGPHRRLMTPMRARAADEPHRASTPLELLFDLCFVIAVAQAAGPLHHDIAENHVAHGLRGFFVVFFAIWWAWVNFSWFASAYDTDDVVYRVTTLVQIAGALVLAAGIGPAFATGDMRTSTIGYVVMRLALVSQWLRAARTDEKRRKTATRYAIDVVAIQSLWLLHLFVASDSGLFLPTVAVLIVLELAVPIWAEAAPGGPTTFHPRHIAERYGLFTIIVLGEAVASSTVAFRAALNEGGDHVGALLRVAVAGLVIVFLLWWLYFDRPAHILLTSLRMSLLWSYGHYFILASAAAVGAGLGVAVDHAAHHSKISDVRAGYAIAVPVAVYLFFVWLLHLRPHQSGPALLAMPLGVVLALLTPLVPASIEALAVLLVTLVVVSVVQGRSRRTGTDRPAT